A window of the Gossypium arboreum isolate Shixiya-1 chromosome 2, ASM2569848v2, whole genome shotgun sequence genome harbors these coding sequences:
- the LOC108466889 gene encoding E3 ubiquitin-protein ligase PRT6-like isoform X2 yields the protein MESPTNFSSIEPHDRVIQRLAALGIPVEYLDRHYEGIVDFVSDNGLSQEIVFAILPTDEEMVESIQDARLKSKKWLRVSVKNWFRESLVWLQWLMFRGEPVNALISLAKLSVDQRGVCAAVWGSNDIAYRCRTCEVDPTCAICVPCFQNGNHKGHDFSIFKTGGGCCDCGDETAWKHEGFCSKHKGAEQIQQLPETIADSVGPVLDVLFNFWRNKLFLAEGIFEGKTRESDSGTEQGKAANELTYVVVEMLLDFCNNSESLLSFVSKRMISLDGLLGILIRTERFIGDGVVKKLHELLLKLLAEPIFKNEFSKVFLSYYPNVINEAIKDGSGSILKSKYPLISTFSAQIFTVPTLTARLVKEMDLLGVLLKCLGDIFISCSQKDDHLKVTKLGNLYYTTYLVVEHIQFVMSHDVVSKYATHEQQDIVRTWLKLLAFVQGINLIKRETNLHIEEENDSIHLPFVLGSFIANIHSPLVDGAFSVSVSEGTNVLPYTFKQDMDDGDGVRHAKVGRLSQESSVCSLTGRSMSKVTEVESDSISHLSVPSSAIWLIQECLRVLETWMEVDDGISAALQSISSPNSNGISDRNLLKRTQYEIRGGKYFGKLTGSSENHCSESSSPVYNGHLASDDMEMETGTGTGLAVLPVLSLSEWPDIIYDVSSQEISVHIPLHRLLSLLLQKALKSCYGESVMPNITNSSCSPSLSSPTYADFFGHILGGCHPFGFSASVMEHPLRIRVFCSQFLSGMWLKNGDAGLVSYKWSEEGLELDLFLLQCCAALAAPDLYVTRILERFGLLNYLSLNLERSNEYEPILVKEMLTLVMQILQERRFSGCSIADSLKREFIYKLAIGDATHSQLLKSLPCELSKFDQLQEILDKVAAYSNPSDLNQGMYSLRGVYWKELDLYHPRWRSRDLQVAEERYFRFCGVSAMTTQLPRWTKIYPPLERVARIATCRVTLKIIRAVLFYFVFTDKCTESRASDGILMRALHLLSLALDIYLQQNGATDVECYIEDSYSMPVFAVEEIGESLNYAASKQSLLSLLVALMRMHQQVNRNSYLDSSNSSFSPLIESLLKKFAEVDSHCFAKLQLLAPEVVSCLSKSIPTTDSTSNMHKAKARERQAAIMAKMKVEQSKFLSSITSDADYDSNSEAEMPNSATEHETEGAVQQSCSLCHDPSSKNPVSFLILLQKSRILSFVDRGCPSGDRWADKKQGSIPTNSVTDQSGSNGSSSSSGLSSPPFQLTENSVVESGDNEQAQCGEVNVILEFIKSRFPSLRSTQAPFSSSYMRDSSEYNLETLEEDMCVRIRKEMCDTSLSSSLKKDDVSPASGGSLGSSRDADCHRPGKYIASLSSKTSENSLGFENCNGDRELTESASKPFVYDALGLLDCDGIHLSSCGHAVHQDCLDSYLSSLKERYARRSFFEGALIVDLDKGEFLCPVCRQLVNAILPAVNGKTGRQAMSVTVDPLPALGSPSSSNEEICSLMLQQGLSLLKTAAKVVGRPDFIKALSHQRTESISQDLEPISQALYKMNFSKNQEMLFGSTRLSHTIIIWDILKYSLMSTEVAARGLKTSVATNYTLTSLYKEFKSSSEFIFSLLLRVVQNLSNTNSLHALQRFRALQLFAQSICNGILSDYHSTRHKVEDNLLHILNPDDKEALNPGIQFWNRAADSVLAHDPFSSLMWVLFSLPFPFLSCEESVLSLVHVFYVVSVIQAIITCWIQGYNVNELSSQHCLITDICNILGESDFARWYFVSNEVELSCDIKDIIRRLSFPYLRRCALLWKMLKSSVRSPFCDSDNMWKPSHMMDATKNTSTELNEVQKLEKMFKIPPVDVILDDEVSRSFALKWCHHFHKVYRTSSVQNVFYCNPAVPFKLLSLPHVYQDLFLRYISQCCPDCKTVVHEPALCLLCGRLCCAGFKPCCRESGCKSHAKSCGAGIGVFLLIKRTTILLQRCARQAPWLSPYLDAFGEEDNEMRRGKPLYLNEERYAALTNMVASHGLDRSSKVLGQTTIDTFFAV from the exons ATGGAATCGCCGACAAATTTTTCGTCGATTGAACCCCATGATCGAGTCATACAG AGGTTAGCAGCTTTAGGGATTCCAGTGGAGTACTTGGATAGGCATTACGAAGGGATAGTCGATTTCGTTAGTGATAATGGGTTGTCGCAGGAGATAGTTTTCGCAATCTTACCTACTGATGAGGAAATGGTAGAGTCTATACAAGATGCTAGGCTAAAGTCTAAGAAATGGCTGCGTGTATCTGTGAAAAACTGGTTTCGTGAGAGTTTGGTTTGGTTACAGTGGTTGATGTTTCGAGGTGAGCCTGTGAATGCTTTGATAAGCCTAGCAAAATTGAGTGTTGATCAACGAGGTGTTTGTGCTGCGGTTTGGGGATCAAATGACATTGCGTATAGGTGCCGAACATGTGAGGTTGATCCAACTTGTGCTATTTGTGTCCCTTGTTTTCAGAATGGGAATCATAAAGGtcatgatttttctatttttaaaacgGGCGGTGGTTGTTGTGATTGTGGAGATGAAACAGCATGGAAACACGAAGGTTTTTGCTCGAAGCATAAAGGTGCTGAACAGATTCAACAGCTTCCTGAGACTATAGCGGATTCAGTTGGGCCGGTGCTTGATGTTCTCTTTAACTTTTGGAGAAACAAGCTATTCTTAGCAGAAGGTATCTTCGAAGGGAAAACGAGAGAGAGTGATAGTGGCACTGAGCAGGGGAAAGCTGCTAATGAACTAACTTACGTGGTTGTTGAGATGCTTTTAGACTTTTGCAATAATAGTGAGAGTTTGCTGAGTTTTGTGTCTAAGAGGATGATTTCTTTAGATGGTTTATTGGGTATTCTGATCAGAACTGAGAGGTTTATAGGTGACGGTGTTGTGAAGAAACTCCATGAACTGCTGCTGAAATTGCTCGCAGAGCCTATCTTCAAAAATGAATTTTCTAAAGTATTTTTAAGCTATTACCCTAATGTTATAAATGAAGCCATAAAAGATGGCAGTGGTAGCATTCTCAAGAGCAAGTACCCTCTAATCTCAACTTTCTCTGCCCAAATATTCACAGTGCCAACCCTAACTGCTCGTCTTGTGAAGGAGATGGACCTACTAGGTGTGCTACTGAAATGCCTGGGCGACATTTTTATTTCTTGTTCTCAGAAAGATGACCATTTGAAG GTTACTAAGTTGGGAAATTTGTATTATACCACTTACCTTGTAGTTGAACATATTCAGTTTGTTATGAGCCATGATGTAGTCTCCAAATATGCAACCCATGAGCAACAGGACATTGTAAGAACTTGGCTAAAGCTTTTAGCTTTTGTGCAAGGGATAAACCTTATAAAGAGGGAAACTAATCTCCATATAGAAGAAGAAAATGATTCCATACATTTGCCTTTTGTTTTAGGCAGTTTTATTGCCAATATTCATTCCCCTTTGGTGGATGGAGCATTTTCTGTTTCTGTAAGTGAAGGAACAAATGTTCTTCCTTATACTTTTAAGCAAGATATGGACGATGGAGATGGTGTAAGGCATGCAAAAGTAGGAAGGCTATCCCAAGAGAGTTCTGTTTGTAGTTTAACAGGAAGGAGTATGTCAAAGGTTACTGAAGTTGAATCTGATTCCATATCTCATCTTTCAGTACCTTCCTCTGCTATCTGGTTAATACAGGAGTGCTTAAGGGTTTTGGAGACTTGGATGGAAGTCGATGACGGTATCTCTGCAGCTCTTCAGAGTATATCTTCTCCTAATAGTAATGGCATTTCTGATAGGAATCTTTTAAAAAGAACACAATATGAAATTAGAGGAGGCaaatattttggtaaactaaCTGGTTCAAGTGAAAATCATTGCTCAGAATCTTCTTCACCTGTATATAATGGACATCTAGCAAGTGATGACATGGAGATGGAGACAGGCACTGGCACGGGTCTAGCTGTTCTACCTGTTTTGAGTCTGTCTGAATGGCCTGATATTATTTATGATGTCAGTTCGCAAGAGATATCCGTTCACATTCCATTACATCGATTACTTTCCTTGCTTCTGCAGAAGGCATTAAAATCGTGTTATGGTGAATCTGTAATGCCAAATATAACAAATTCTTCTTGTTCTCCAAGTTTGTCGTCACCAACTTATGCAGATTTCTTTGGCCATATCCTTGGGGGCTGCCATCCTTTTGGGTTCTCTGCCTCAGTTATGGAGCATCCCTTGCGGATCAGGGTGTTTTGTTCTCAATTTTTATCTGGAATGTGGCTGAAGAATGGGGATGCTGGACTAGTATCTTACAAGTG GTCTGAAGAAGGTTTGGAGCTTGATCTATTTTTGCTGCAATGCTGTGCTGCACTAGCTGCTCCTGATCTCTATGTTACGAGAATTTTAGAACGATTTGGGCTATTAAACTACCTTTCTCTAAATCTTGAAAGATCAAATGA GTATGAGCCAATTCTTGTAAAGGAAATGCTCACTCTGGTCATGCAAATATTACAAGAAAGGCGATTCAGTGGATGCAGTATAGCTGACAGTCTGAAAAGAGAGTTCATTTATAAGTTAGCAATTGGAGATGCCACTCACAGTCAACTACTGAAATCTCTACCTTGTGAGCTCTCTAAGTTTGATCAGCTTCAGGAAATTTTAGACAAAGTTGCTGCATACTCTAATCCATCAGACTTAAATCAG GGAATGTATTCATTGCGTGGGGTGTATTGGAAGGAGCTGGATTTGTACCATCCTCGTTGGAGATCAAGGGATTTGCAAGTTGCAGAAGAAAGATACTTCCGATTCTGTGGTGTCTCTGCAATGACTACTCAGCTGCCTAGGTGGACAAAAATATATCCTCCTCTTGAGAGAGTTGCTAGAATTGCTACATGCAGAGTGACACTTAAGATTATTCGTGCtgtgttattttattttgttttcactGATAAATGCACCGAATCACGTGCTTCTGATGGTATCCTTATGAGAGCATTGCACTTACTTTCACTAGCATTAGACATTTATTTGCAGCAGAATGGAGCTACTGATGTGGAATGTTATATTGAAGATTCATATTCTATGCCAGTTTTTGCTGTTGAGGAAATTGGTGAATCTTTGAACTATGCTGCCAGCAAACAAAGTTTGTTATCACTTCTTGTTGCTTTAATGAGAATGCATCAGCAAGTGAATCGAAATAGCTATTTGGATTCTAGCAACTCTAGTTTTTCTCCTCTGATTGAGAGCTTATTGAAGAAGTTTGCTGAAGTTGATTCCCACTGCTTTGCCAAACTGCAACTACTTGCACCCGAAGTGGTCAGCTGTCTGTCAAAATCTATTCCTACTACTGATAGTACATCTAATATGCATAAGGCAAAAGCTCGTGAAAGACAAGCGGCCATAATG GCTAAAATGAAAGTTGAGCAATCCAAATTTCTGTCAAGCATCACTTCAGATGCTGATTATGATTCAAATTCCGAAGCAGAAATGCCTAATTCTGCAACTGAACATGAAACGGAAGGTGCTGTGCAACAAAGTTGCTCTCTTTGCCATGATCCTAGTTCCAAAAATCCTGTTTCTTTCTTGATTCTTCTCCAG AAATCTAGGATTTTGAGCTTTGTTGATAGAGGTTGTCCTTCTGGAGATCGTTGGGCAGACAAGAAGCAAGGTTCTATTCCCACAAATAGCGTGACTGATCAATCTGGATCAAATGGCTCTTCCAGCAGTTCAGGGTTGTCTTCTCCTCCATTTCAGTTGACTGAAAATTCGGTTGTTGAGTCTGGTGATAATGAGCAAGCACAATGTGGTGAAGTAAATGTCATTCTCGAGTTTATCAAGTCTCGGTTTCCTTCACTGAGGAGCACTCAAGCACCTTTCTCATCTAGTTACATGAGGGACAGTAGTGAATATAATTTGGAGACACTAGAAGAAGATATGTGCGTGCGTATTCGTAAAGAAATGTGTGATACTTCATTAAGCTCAAGCCTTAAAAAGGATGATGTATCCCCTGCCAGTGGAGGTTCTCTGGGAAGCAGCAGGGATGCCGACTGTCACAGACCTGGGAAATACATTGCTTCTCTTTCGAGCAAGACAAGCGAAAACTCTTTGGGTTTTGAGAACTGTAATGGTGATAGAGAGTTGACAGAATCTGCTTCAAAGCCTTTTGTTTATGATGCACTTGGCCTGTTAGATTGTGATGGAATTCATCTCTCTTCATGTGGACATGCTGTTCATCAGGATTGTCTTGATAGCTATTTATCATCACTGAAGGAAAG ATATGCCCGAAGAAGTTTCTTTGAGGGGGCACTTATTGTAGATCTTGATAAG GGAGAGTTTCTTTGTCCAGTGTGTCGACAACTAGTGAATGCTATCTTGCCTGCGGTGAATGGAAAGACTGGAAGGCAGGCTATGAGTGTAACTGTTGATCCACTGCCTGCTCTAGGTTCTCCATCTTCATCAAATGAAGAAATCTGTTCCCTTATGCTCCAGCAAGGGTTATCTCTTCTAAAAACTGCGGCAAAGGTGGTTGGGAGGCCTGATTTCATTAAAGCTCTTTCTCATCAAAGAACAGAAAGTATTAGTCAGGATCTTGAACCTATATCTCAAGCGTTGtataaaatgaacttttcaaaaaaccAGGAGATGCTCTTTGGATCTACAAGGTTAAGTCACACTATAATCATATGGGATATTCTCAAGTATTCTCTTATGTCAACAGAAGTTGCTGCTCGTGGTTTAAAGACTTCTGTGGCCACAAATTATACGCTTACTTCTCTGTATAAGGAATTTAAATCTTCTAGTGAATTTATCTTTTCCTTGTTGCTAAGAGTTGTCCAGAACCTGAGTAATACTAATTCTCTTCACGCTCTTCAAAGATTTAGAGCTCTTCAACTGTTTGCACAGTCTATTTGCAATGGGATTTTATCTGATTACCACAGCACCCGACATAAAGTGGAAG ACAATCTCCTTCATATCTTGAACCCTGACGATAAGGAAGCATTAAATCCCGGTATTCAGTTTTGGAATCGGGCAGCTGATTCTGTTCTTGCTCATGACCCTTTCTCATCATTGATGTGGGTTCTCTTCTCTCTTCCATTCCCATTTCTATCATGTGAGGAGTCCGTGCTATCCCTTGTGCATGTCTTCTATGTTGTCTCCGTAATTCAG GCTATAATTACATGTTGGATACAAGGTTATAACGTCAATGAGCTAAGTTCCCAACATTGCCTAATTACTGATATCTGTAACATTCTTGGAGAATCTGATTTTGCTCGCTGGTATTTCGTATCAAATGAAGTCGAACTTTCTTGTGATATTAAAGATATTATTAGAAGATTGAGTTTCCCTTACTTGCGGAGGTGTGCATTGTTGTGGAAGATGCTTAAATCTTCTGTCCGATCACCATTCTGTGATAGTGATAACATGTGGAAGCCATCTCATATGATGGATGCAACTAAAAATACTTCAACGGAGCTCAATGAAGTACAAAAACTGGAGAAGATGTTTAAGATTCCTCCTGTAGATGTTATTCTCGATGATGAAGTCTCGCGATCGTTTGCATTAAAATGGTGTCATCATTTCCACAAGGTATATAGAACCAGTAGTGTCCAAAATGTTTTCTACTGTAATCCTGCGGTTCCTTTTAAGTTGCTGAGCCTGCCTCATGTTTATCAagacctattcctaag GTatataagtcagtgttgccctgACTGCAAAACTGTTGTTCATGAACCTGCGTTATGTCTGTTGTGTGGTAGATTATGCTGTGCAGGGTTTAAACCATGCTGCAG GGAGAGTGGATGCAAATCTCATGCAAAGTCCTGTGGAGCTGGTATTGGTGTATTTCTGTTGATAAAG AGAACAACAATCTTGCTACAAAGATGTGCCCGTCAAGCTCCTTGGCTGTCTCCTTATTTGGATGCATTTGGTGAAGAG GATAACGAAATGCGTAGAGGAAAACCGCTCTACTTGAACGAGGAACGCTATGCTGCTCTAACTAATATG GTTGCTTCTCATGGCCTTGATCGGAGTTCAAAGGTTCTTGGTCAAACTACCATTGATACCTTCTTCGCGGTTTAG